A portion of the Magnetovibrio sp. genome contains these proteins:
- the lptG gene encoding LPS export ABC transporter permease LptG, producing MKLSGTLSLYIGRNFLMSFLGFFLGLLTLILLLDSIELLRRASSKPDVTLFVVLQMALLKLPHMGQLLFPFAALFGGMTAFWRLSRSQELAVTRAAGISVWQFLLPALILAALLGAFKITAFNPLASATLARFQAMEAIHLKGQKSVLAISDNGLWLRQGTAEGHAVVHAVNLLQQGERVELQNTITYLFQGQDTFIGRVDAARAVLGDGFWRMEDAWVNSPEAPPEHLSEYWLETDLTMTKIQDNFAAPETMSFWKLPEFIKTLEDAGFSAIRHRLQWHALLASPLLMCAMVLIAATFTLRHARRGATTFVIAAGVFTGFVLYFFSDVVFALGLSESIPVTLAAWAPSGVASMLGLAMLLHLEDG from the coding sequence ATGAAACTATCCGGCACCTTGTCGCTGTATATCGGGCGCAACTTCCTGATGAGCTTTCTGGGCTTTTTCTTAGGCCTTTTGACGTTGATCTTGTTGCTCGACAGCATCGAGCTGCTGCGCCGCGCGTCGTCCAAACCGGACGTCACGCTGTTCGTGGTTTTGCAAATGGCGCTGCTGAAGCTGCCGCACATGGGGCAATTGCTGTTTCCGTTCGCCGCGCTGTTCGGCGGCATGACGGCGTTCTGGCGGTTGTCGCGCAGCCAGGAACTGGCCGTCACCCGCGCCGCCGGCATTTCGGTGTGGCAATTCCTGTTGCCCGCGCTGATCCTGGCGGCACTGCTGGGCGCCTTCAAGATCACCGCATTCAATCCCCTGGCGTCCGCGACGTTGGCGCGGTTCCAGGCCATGGAGGCCATCCATCTTAAGGGGCAAAAAAGCGTTTTGGCGATTTCCGACAACGGCTTGTGGTTGCGCCAAGGCACCGCCGAAGGCCACGCGGTGGTCCACGCCGTTAACCTGCTGCAACAAGGCGAGCGGGTCGAACTGCAAAACACCATCACCTATCTGTTTCAGGGCCAAGACACCTTCATCGGACGCGTCGATGCGGCACGTGCGGTGCTGGGAGACGGGTTTTGGCGTATGGAAGACGCCTGGGTCAATTCCCCCGAGGCCCCGCCGGAACATCTGTCCGAATATTGGCTTGAGACCGATTTGACCATGACCAAAATTCAGGACAATTTCGCCGCCCCCGAAACCATGTCGTTTTGGAAATTGCCCGAATTCATCAAAACCCTGGAAGATGCCGGGTTTTCCGCCATCCGCCACCGGTTGCAGTGGCATGCCTTGTTGGCCTCGCCGTTGCTGATGTGCGCCATGGTGCTGATCGCCGCCACCTTCACCCTGCGCCATGCGCGGCGCGGCGCGACGACCTTCGTTATCGCCGCGGGTGTGTTCACGGGTTTCGTGTTGTACTTTTTTTCGGACGTGGTGTTCGCGCTGGGACTTTCGGAAAGTATCCCCGTGACGCTGGCCGCATGGGCGCCATCTGGGGTCGCATCCATGTTGGGGCTTGCCATGTTGCTTCATCTTGAGGATGGTTAG
- a CDS encoding L-threonylcarbamoyladenylate synthase, giving the protein MNEAIELPDFKVVEATEGPAAALAAAQEGGAILRAGGLVAFPTETVYGLGADATNAKAVATIFEIKGRPTFNPLIVHVKDEFQAAELAEFNDMAQKLAHAFWPGALTLVLKRKPDGPLALTATAGLDTVALRVPAHPIAQALLHEAGVPIAAPSANKSGYVSPTQAIHILMQFKDREGLNLIIDGGPCPIGLESTILDLTGDAPVLLRSGGIAVEDIEAVVGPVKTDDSGDVKAPGQLKSHYAPSIPLRINVKPEDRMKGESLITFGPDMPRRAAVNLSKTGDLKEAAANLFTMLRALDMPGIRGIAVVPIPNVGLGRAINDRLERASAPKDGENPGGPPKPHDPIGNIQI; this is encoded by the coding sequence ATGAACGAAGCAATCGAACTTCCCGATTTCAAGGTTGTCGAGGCGACCGAAGGCCCCGCCGCCGCCCTGGCCGCCGCCCAAGAAGGCGGCGCAATCCTGCGCGCGGGCGGCTTGGTCGCGTTCCCCACCGAAACGGTTTACGGCCTCGGCGCAGACGCCACCAACGCCAAAGCGGTGGCGACGATCTTCGAAATCAAGGGCCGTCCGACCTTCAACCCCTTGATCGTGCATGTGAAAGACGAATTCCAAGCCGCTGAGTTGGCCGAATTCAACGACATGGCGCAAAAGCTCGCCCACGCCTTTTGGCCCGGCGCGCTGACATTGGTGTTGAAGCGCAAGCCCGACGGCCCGCTGGCGCTGACCGCCACCGCGGGGCTCGACACCGTCGCCCTGCGCGTGCCCGCCCACCCCATCGCCCAGGCCTTACTGCACGAAGCGGGTGTGCCCATCGCCGCGCCCAGCGCCAACAAATCGGGCTACGTCAGCCCCACCCAGGCGATCCACATTTTGATGCAGTTCAAAGACCGCGAAGGCCTCAACCTGATCATCGACGGCGGCCCGTGCCCCATCGGCCTGGAAAGCACCATTCTTGACCTCACCGGCGACGCGCCCGTTCTGCTGCGCTCCGGCGGCATTGCGGTGGAAGACATCGAAGCCGTGGTCGGCCCCGTCAAAACCGACGACAGCGGTGACGTCAAGGCTCCCGGCCAGCTCAAAAGCCACTACGCGCCATCGATCCCGTTGCGCATCAACGTCAAACCCGAAGACCGTATGAAGGGCGAAAGCCTGATCACCTTCGGCCCCGACATGCCGCGCCGCGCCGCAGTCAACCTGTCCAAAACCGGCGACCTCAAGGAAGCGGCGGCGAACCTGTTCACCATGCTGCGCGCGCTCGACATGCCCGGCATTCGCGGCATCGCCGTGGTGCCGATCCCCAACGTCGGCCTGGGCCGCGCCATCAACGACCGCCTGGAACGCGCCAGCGCCCCCAAAGACGGCGAGAACCCGGGCGGCCCGCCCAAACCTCACGACCCCATCGGGAACATTCAAATTTAG
- the lptF gene encoding LPS export ABC transporter permease LptF — translation MMGLSRYMFWQLFVGLALVASALTCVVWLTQSLRFVDLIVNSGLSAGTFVFLTGLMMPNFLTIILPVSLFAIITFTYHRMIMDRELVVMRAAGLGQMALAKPAILLSLVIVAIGYLLSTYIVPTSYAQFRALKWDARYNFSHVLLREGTFNDVSRGITVYVRERTDDGQLLGIMAHIEKNDLRSETWLAERGALVENDDGARVVMFNGSRQEFTNDNKQLTILYFDQSVLDLDPPTEQGEVRHREPRERSMSELYNLDTTGLDENGIGKYKVETHRRLAFPWSALGFAMIALSVLISGAFTRRGEGKRVFIAVLLAAGYQGAMLAILNAAAKNEALFPAVYAITLAPIALGLIVLLLPRLFMGRVSRSPSVPRSGTPA, via the coding sequence ATGATGGGGCTCTCCCGCTACATGTTTTGGCAGTTGTTTGTCGGCTTGGCACTGGTCGCGTCGGCGCTGACGTGCGTGGTATGGCTGACCCAATCGCTGCGCTTCGTCGACCTGATCGTCAACAGCGGTCTATCGGCGGGCACCTTCGTGTTTCTGACTGGGTTGATGATGCCCAACTTTCTGACCATCATCTTGCCCGTCAGCCTGTTCGCCATCATCACCTTTACCTATCACCGCATGATCATGGACCGCGAACTGGTGGTGATGCGCGCCGCCGGATTGGGACAAATGGCCTTGGCCAAGCCCGCGATCTTGCTGAGCTTGGTGATCGTCGCCATCGGTTATCTGCTGTCCACCTACATCGTGCCGACCTCCTACGCGCAGTTTCGCGCGCTGAAATGGGACGCACGTTACAACTTTTCCCACGTTCTGCTGCGCGAAGGCACCTTCAACGACGTGTCGCGCGGCATCACCGTCTATGTCCGTGAACGCACCGACGACGGCCAGCTTTTGGGCATCATGGCGCATATCGAAAAGAACGACCTGCGCAGCGAAACGTGGCTGGCGGAACGCGGTGCGCTGGTTGAAAACGACGATGGCGCACGGGTGGTGATGTTCAACGGTTCGCGCCAGGAATTCACCAATGACAACAAACAGCTGACGATCTTGTATTTCGACCAGTCGGTGCTCGACCTCGACCCGCCCACCGAACAAGGCGAGGTCCGTCACCGCGAACCGCGCGAACGCTCGATGTCGGAACTTTACAACCTCGACACCACCGGGTTGGATGAAAACGGCATCGGCAAATACAAAGTCGAAACCCACCGCCGCCTGGCCTTTCCGTGGAGCGCACTGGGCTTCGCCATGATCGCCTTGAGCGTGTTGATTTCCGGCGCCTTTACCCGGCGCGGTGAAGGCAAGCGGGTGTTCATTGCGGTCTTGCTGGCGGCCGGATACCAAGGCGCGATGCTCGCCATTCTCAACGCCGCGGCAAAGAACGAGGCGTTGTTTCCCGCCGTTTACGCCATCACCCTCGCCCCCATCGCGTTGGGACTGATCGTTTTGCTTCTGCCGCGCCTGTTCATGGGCCGCGTATCCCGTTCCCCATCGGTGCCCCGTTCGGGCACGCCGGCATGA
- a CDS encoding FkbM family methyltransferase: MNASAENWRPPVSFEERLRGVLIPPSLYYVVRARRELKRGEAELRILPFLVDHKRVSVDAGANKGVYTYWLERLSAHVHAYEPNPKMFDVLKGGVGSKATVHHAALSDQAGSFALRIPKTARGTYSNQGGSLNHQKVGDSYGEVIVETRRLDDEPIRDIGFLKIDVEGHEMAVLDGARAAIERDRPTLLIEMEQQHTGRPIEDDLKRVTDLGYRMLFLHRGVLNSGDRFDPKAHHTDAPGPADYVFNFIFVPREKASPL, translated from the coding sequence GTGAACGCATCCGCTGAAAACTGGCGGCCGCCGGTGTCTTTCGAGGAACGGCTGCGCGGCGTTTTGATACCGCCGTCGCTGTATTACGTGGTGCGCGCGCGCCGTGAGTTGAAGCGCGGCGAGGCGGAATTGCGCATCTTGCCGTTTTTGGTCGACCACAAGCGCGTATCCGTGGACGCGGGCGCGAACAAGGGCGTTTACACCTATTGGCTGGAACGTCTGTCGGCGCATGTGCACGCTTACGAGCCCAACCCGAAGATGTTCGACGTGCTCAAAGGTGGGGTCGGATCCAAGGCCACCGTGCACCACGCAGCGTTGTCCGACCAAGCTGGGTCGTTCGCGTTGCGCATCCCCAAGACCGCGCGCGGCACCTATTCGAACCAAGGCGGCAGCCTCAACCACCAAAAGGTCGGCGACAGCTACGGCGAAGTGATCGTCGAAACCCGGCGCCTGGACGACGAACCGATCCGCGACATCGGCTTTTTGAAAATCGACGTCGAAGGCCACGAAATGGCGGTGCTCGACGGGGCGCGCGCGGCGATCGAACGCGACCGCCCGACCTTGCTGATCGAAATGGAACAACAACACACCGGACGGCCCATCGAAGACGATCTCAAACGCGTCACCGACCTGGGCTATCGCATGCTGTTTTTGCATCGCGGCGTGCTCAACAGCGGCGACCGTTTCGACCCCAAAGCCCACCACACCGATGCGCCGGGCCCCGCAGATTACGTCTTCAACTTCATCTTCGTTCCGCGTGAAAAGGCTTCGCCGCTATGA
- a CDS encoding peptidylprolyl isomerase → MQRTTPQASRHRANFACQLAFSRAKWCLFGLILWAFALTQLFTPTAHAQTSSGLGIAAVVNDDVISMLDLNARISMVMESAQLEDTAESRMRIAPQVLRGLIDEKLKLQETRDSGVKVTQKDIELALKDIAEKNKMSIAQLTAHLQSIGAPISTLSARIETELAWNYYVQSRLAKKIQVGAEEIKDEINRIQTNAGKPEYLLAEIFLPVESPAQESNIRSMADGLLMQMRQGAPFSALAKNFSRAPSAALDGDMGWVQFSNLDPALQRVVTQLKPGNASPPVRTLGGYYIIYLRNVRTSPGLGGSDAAVKLSQFHIPTPKNSDAATLQGLAQQLVATTRNMTSCAQLEAAGAKSGSLMSGSLGEMKISSLPETMQKVLAELKVGQPSAPIPTGGGLAVLMICERTDDNVDMEKVRADIRERLIQSRLNVAEQRKLRDLHRDAFIDVRI, encoded by the coding sequence ATGCAACGCACCACACCACAAGCATCACGACACCGCGCGAACTTCGCTTGTCAGCTCGCTTTCAGCCGTGCGAAATGGTGCTTGTTCGGCCTCATTTTATGGGCGTTCGCCTTGACTCAACTGTTTACCCCCACAGCCCACGCGCAAACCAGCTCCGGCTTAGGCATCGCCGCGGTGGTCAACGACGACGTCATCTCGATGCTAGATCTGAACGCCCGCATTTCCATGGTGATGGAATCGGCCCAGTTGGAAGACACCGCCGAAAGCCGCATGCGGATCGCGCCCCAGGTTCTACGCGGCCTGATCGACGAGAAACTCAAGCTACAAGAAACCCGCGATAGCGGCGTCAAGGTGACGCAAAAAGACATCGAACTCGCCTTGAAAGACATCGCCGAAAAAAACAAAATGAGCATCGCGCAGTTAACGGCGCATCTTCAAAGTATCGGCGCACCCATCTCCACATTGTCGGCACGCATCGAAACGGAGCTGGCGTGGAATTATTACGTGCAAAGCCGCCTGGCCAAAAAAATCCAGGTCGGCGCGGAAGAAATCAAAGACGAAATCAACCGTATTCAGACCAATGCCGGCAAACCGGAATACCTGCTGGCTGAAATTTTTCTGCCCGTCGAATCTCCTGCACAAGAATCAAATATCCGCTCCATGGCCGATGGCTTGCTGATGCAAATGCGTCAAGGCGCACCGTTTTCCGCGTTGGCGAAAAACTTCTCGCGCGCGCCGTCCGCTGCGCTCGACGGCGACATGGGATGGGTTCAGTTCTCGAATTTGGATCCGGCCTTGCAAAGGGTCGTGACCCAATTGAAGCCTGGCAACGCAAGCCCGCCAGTGCGCACCTTGGGCGGTTATTACATCATCTACCTGCGAAACGTCCGCACCAGCCCCGGCCTCGGCGGCAGTGACGCAGCGGTAAAGCTGTCGCAGTTTCATATTCCTACGCCAAAAAACAGTGATGCCGCAACGCTGCAAGGCTTGGCCCAGCAACTCGTCGCCACCACCCGCAACATGACCAGCTGCGCCCAATTGGAAGCGGCCGGAGCAAAATCCGGATCTCTGATGTCGGGATCTTTGGGGGAAATGAAAATCAGCAGCTTGCCCGAAACCATGCAAAAGGTGCTCGCTGAGCTCAAGGTCGGCCAACCCAGCGCACCCATTCCCACCGGCGGTGGTTTGGCGGTGTTGATGATTTGCGAACGCACCGACGACAACGTGGACAT
- the cysQ gene encoding 3'(2'),5'-bisphosphate nucleotidase CysQ codes for MILNIPLSMLDSLHLMAVRAGKEIMEVYNSDFEVEYKGDDSPVTAADRRAEDLITKAIKEEITAEFPIIGEEAFSDGNVPAIGDGPFWLLDPLDGTKEFVKKTGEFTVNIALINLGMPVVGVVHTPATGHVYMGSPHGAFADLGSGPKPISCRAWPPGGLTALVSKSHKSPETDEFLKDYDIREETSAGSSLKFCVIARGIADIYPRLGRTMEWDTAAGHAVLRAAGGTVTDLDGKPLTYGKPGFENPHFVAKGKQQG; via the coding sequence ATGATACTCAACATCCCGCTTTCCATGCTCGATAGCCTGCACCTGATGGCGGTGCGCGCCGGCAAGGAGATCATGGAAGTCTACAACAGCGATTTCGAGGTCGAGTACAAGGGCGACGATTCCCCCGTCACCGCCGCCGATCGCCGCGCCGAAGACCTGATCACTAAGGCCATCAAGGAAGAGATCACCGCCGAGTTCCCCATCATCGGCGAGGAAGCGTTTTCCGACGGCAACGTCCCGGCCATCGGCGACGGCCCGTTCTGGCTGCTCGACCCCCTGGACGGCACCAAGGAATTCGTCAAAAAAACTGGCGAATTCACCGTCAACATCGCCCTGATCAACTTAGGCATGCCGGTGGTCGGCGTGGTCCACACCCCCGCCACCGGGCATGTCTATATGGGCAGCCCCCACGGCGCGTTCGCCGATTTGGGCAGCGGACCGAAACCGATTTCGTGCCGTGCGTGGCCTCCGGGCGGGCTCACCGCGTTGGTCAGCAAAAGCCACAAAAGCCCCGAAACGGATGAATTTCTCAAGGACTACGACATCCGTGAAGAAACCAGTGCCGGCAGTTCGCTGAAATTTTGTGTCATCGCACGCGGCATCGCCGACATCTACCCGCGCCTGGGCCGCACCATGGAATGGGACACGGCCGCCGGGCATGCGGTGCTGCGCGCGGCGGGCGGAACGGTCACCGACCTGGACGGCAAACCGCTGACCTACGGCAAACCGGGCTTCGAAAACCCGCATTTTGTCGCCAAGGGCAAGCAACAGGGCTAA
- a CDS encoding FAD-binding oxidoreductase — MSTDALIKALKEALGETGVITDAADLAPHLVEERGLYQGTSPALVKPANTEQVSEIVKLCAAHNTPAIAHGGNTGLVGAGVPDGAVIVDFSRMNKIVSIDAVNLTMVVEAGAILADVQRAAEDAGAYFPLSLGAEGSCRIGGNLSTNAGGVHVVRYGNARQLVLGLEVVLADGRVWDGLRALRKDNTGYQLKELFLGAEGTLGLITRAVLRLYPKPLSKSVAFAGCASFDHALNLFQVARGRAGDVLMACEAMSDFSVAIAEKHIEGTQSPLEGRHGCYVLLEFGSSDPQADLDALMEKVLGDAFEDMVIEDAVIAQSGAQAESLWKIREAIPEAQKKEGGSIKHDVAVPVSKTAEMIARASELVEKLIPGVRVVAFGHLGDGNIHFNLSQPENADKAEFLGHWHAVNEQVHDLVVSMGGSFSAEHGVGQLKTGEMARFKSEVELDLMRTLKTALDPQNLLNPGKVLPPKG; from the coding sequence ATGAGCACCGACGCCTTGATCAAGGCCCTCAAGGAGGCGCTTGGCGAAACCGGCGTGATCACCGACGCGGCCGATTTGGCCCCACACCTGGTCGAGGAACGCGGCCTGTATCAGGGCACGTCCCCGGCATTGGTCAAACCGGCCAATACAGAACAAGTATCTGAAATCGTTAAACTATGCGCCGCCCACAACACCCCCGCCATCGCCCATGGCGGCAACACCGGGTTGGTCGGCGCTGGCGTGCCTGACGGGGCGGTGATCGTCGATTTTTCACGCATGAACAAGATCGTGTCCATCGACGCGGTGAACCTCACCATGGTGGTCGAAGCGGGTGCGATTTTGGCCGATGTGCAGCGCGCAGCCGAGGATGCGGGCGCGTACTTTCCCTTAAGTCTGGGCGCAGAAGGCAGCTGTCGCATCGGCGGTAATTTGTCGACCAATGCGGGCGGCGTGCATGTGGTGCGGTACGGCAATGCGCGCCAATTGGTGCTGGGGTTGGAGGTGGTGTTGGCCGACGGGCGGGTGTGGGACGGCCTGCGCGCGCTGCGCAAGGACAACACCGGCTATCAGTTGAAAGAGCTGTTTTTGGGCGCGGAAGGCACACTCGGCCTGATCACCCGCGCGGTTTTGCGGCTCTATCCCAAGCCGTTGAGCAAATCGGTGGCGTTCGCCGGCTGTGCGTCGTTCGATCACGCCCTGAACCTATTTCAGGTGGCGCGCGGGCGCGCCGGCGACGTGTTGATGGCGTGCGAGGCCATGAGCGACTTTTCCGTCGCCATCGCCGAAAAGCACATCGAAGGCACGCAAAGCCCCCTGGAAGGGCGCCACGGCTGTTACGTGTTGTTGGAATTCGGCAGTTCCGACCCGCAAGCAGACCTCGATGCGCTGATGGAAAAGGTTTTAGGCGACGCGTTCGAAGACATGGTGATCGAAGACGCGGTGATCGCGCAAAGCGGCGCGCAAGCCGAAAGTCTATGGAAAATCCGCGAAGCGATCCCCGAGGCGCAAAAAAAGGAAGGCGGCTCGATCAAGCATGACGTCGCGGTTCCGGTCTCGAAAACCGCCGAAATGATCGCGCGGGCGTCCGAACTGGTGGAAAAGTTGATCCCCGGCGTGCGCGTGGTGGCATTCGGCCACCTGGGCGACGGCAACATCCATTTCAACCTCAGCCAGCCCGAAAACGCCGACAAGGCCGAGTTTCTCGGCCACTGGCATGCGGTCAACGAACAGGTCCACGATCTGGTCGTTTCCATGGGCGGCAGCTTTTCCGCCGAGCATGGCGTCGGCCAACTGAAAACCGGTGAAATGGCGCGCTTTAAGTCCGAAGTCGAGCTGGATTTGATGCGCACGTTGAAAACCGCGCTGGATCCGCAAAACCTGCTCAACCCCGGCAAGGTCCTGCCGCCAAAAGGTTAA
- a CDS encoding LPS-assembly protein LptD yields the protein MILKRTLLASLSAAALLLGGALAAVPAHAQQAAATPAEQPATFAADEMTHDQEQSVVTARGHVEVNHGERTLLADSISYNQITDTLRADGNIALHLPSGEILFADTMEITGDLKNGVISDLRAVMQDRSRFAAKQATLVNDETLTMDRAVYSPCEQCKTDPKRPLLWQLKAVKIVHDRTKKIISYYDAWMEVLGVPVMYTPYLSYPDPTVKRKSGFLTPSWGGSSDLGFLVRAPYFYALDDYSDVTVTPIVTSKERGALAGEYRERFTKGEINAAASVAYDSNSRAYGHIKSEARFDINNSWRWGADVNRSSSDTYMRRYGFGGEDSLTSRAFLEGFRGKNYTSVSTLAFQGLRAEDDSRTSPLVLPVVQFNHQGDPNKYGAYNTFDMNLTALTREQGTDATRISLRPSWNVSHIAPKGDIYKLRATMGLDFFNAQKLPVPQNRGTTYNGSALRIYPELALDWSWPFARRTASVTETLEPIAQLVASPYGGNSYKMANEDSQDFDFNDTNLFSANRFTGYDRVESGPRANYGLKWSVVGDGGGSTSVLFGQSYRLKTDSTFQAGSGLEDNFSDYVGRLKVSPGDYLNLLYRTRIGKDSLDFKRNEIGLNGTYSVVNYSADYVFFDKQQGSEFDGRKELSFTFGSELTEFWRTKFSGVRDMSDNGGQRSMALSFVYEDECLTFDTTLGRTFYLDREVRPTDAVMFRIVFKTLGEVRSDVTTSN from the coding sequence ATGATTTTGAAACGCACCCTATTGGCATCTTTGAGCGCCGCCGCACTCCTGTTGGGCGGTGCGTTGGCGGCCGTACCGGCGCATGCCCAGCAAGCCGCCGCGACCCCGGCCGAACAGCCGGCCACCTTTGCCGCCGACGAAATGACCCACGACCAAGAACAAAGTGTGGTTACCGCCCGCGGACACGTCGAGGTCAACCATGGCGAACGCACCTTGTTGGCCGATTCCATCAGTTACAATCAAATTACCGACACTTTGCGCGCCGACGGCAACATCGCTTTACATTTGCCGTCTGGAGAAATTTTGTTCGCCGACACCATGGAAATCACCGGGGACCTGAAAAACGGCGTGATTTCTGACCTACGCGCCGTGATGCAGGACCGCTCGCGGTTCGCCGCCAAGCAAGCCACGCTGGTCAACGACGAGACCCTAACCATGGACCGGGCCGTATATTCGCCCTGCGAACAGTGCAAGACCGACCCCAAGCGGCCGCTGTTGTGGCAGTTGAAAGCGGTCAAAATCGTCCATGACCGGACCAAAAAGATCATCAGCTACTACGACGCATGGATGGAAGTCTTAGGCGTCCCCGTGATGTATACGCCGTATCTGAGCTATCCCGACCCCACGGTGAAGCGCAAGTCCGGGTTCTTGACGCCGAGCTGGGGCGGGTCCAGCGATCTTGGTTTTTTGGTGCGTGCGCCTTATTTTTATGCCCTCGATGATTATTCCGACGTCACCGTCACCCCGATCGTAACTTCGAAGGAACGCGGTGCGCTGGCGGGCGAGTACCGCGAACGCTTCACTAAAGGCGAGATCAATGCCGCCGCCAGCGTGGCGTACGATTCCAACTCGCGGGCCTATGGCCATATCAAGTCCGAAGCACGCTTCGACATCAACAATTCATGGCGTTGGGGCGCGGACGTGAACCGCTCGTCTTCCGACACGTACATGCGCCGATACGGCTTCGGCGGCGAGGACAGCCTTACCAGCCGGGCCTTTTTGGAAGGGTTTCGCGGTAAGAACTACACCTCTGTATCGACCCTGGCGTTTCAGGGTCTCCGCGCCGAAGACGATTCCCGCACCAGTCCGCTGGTGCTGCCCGTGGTTCAATTCAACCACCAGGGCGATCCGAACAAATACGGCGCATACAACACCTTCGACATGAACCTCACGGCCCTGACCCGCGAACAAGGCACGGACGCCACCCGCATCAGCTTGAGGCCGAGTTGGAATGTCTCCCACATCGCACCTAAGGGCGACATTTACAAATTGCGTGCGACCATGGGCTTGGATTTCTTCAATGCCCAAAAGCTTCCCGTGCCGCAAAACCGGGGAACGACATACAACGGCTCGGCACTTCGAATTTACCCGGAACTGGCCCTGGATTGGAGCTGGCCGTTCGCCCGCCGGACCGCCAGCGTCACAGAAACCCTGGAGCCCATTGCCCAGTTGGTGGCCAGCCCATACGGCGGCAATTCCTACAAGATGGCCAACGAGGACAGTCAGGATTTCGACTTCAACGACACCAACCTGTTCAGTGCCAACCGCTTCACCGGGTATGATCGCGTCGAAAGCGGCCCCCGTGCCAACTACGGCCTTAAATGGAGCGTGGTCGGTGACGGCGGCGGCAGCACTTCGGTGCTGTTCGGGCAAAGCTATCGCTTGAAAACCGACAGTACATTCCAAGCCGGTTCAGGCCTTGAAGACAATTTTTCCGACTATGTCGGCCGACTGAAAGTGTCGCCGGGCGATTATCTGAACCTGCTGTATCGCACCCGTATCGGCAAAGACAGTCTCGACTTCAAACGCAACGAAATTGGCCTCAACGGCACTTATTCTGTGGTCAACTACAGCGCCGATTACGTCTTCTTCGACAAGCAACAAGGCAGCGAATTCGATGGCCGCAAAGAACTCAGTTTCACCTTCGGCAGCGAACTCACCGAGTTCTGGCGAACCAAGTTCTCAGGGGTGCGCGACATGTCCGACAACGGTGGACAGCGTTCGATGGCGTTGAGCTTCGTTTACGAGGATGAATGCCTCACATTCGACACCACGCTTGGCCGCACGTTTTATCTAGACCGGGAAGTTCGCCCCACGGATGCCGTAATGTTTCGCATAGTGTTCAAGACGCTGGGCGAAGTGAGATCTGATGTCACCACAAGCAACTGA
- a CDS encoding response regulator, with translation MPKTDFEYGNKSVLVIEDVPSMRQLLALLLHEIGFDKVLTCEDGAEALKLVESTTSVIDVIVCDLEMPIIGGLEFIQMLRHNKHSQHAGVPVVVLTGHSEQANLHKAVKLGINSFLVKPVSRKILEEHIRRAMTHGQIEPDVLSKKSQIKRKGFEAVKIIEG, from the coding sequence ATGCCCAAAACTGATTTTGAATATGGCAACAAGAGCGTACTGGTGATCGAAGATGTTCCGTCGATGCGCCAGCTATTGGCGTTGCTGCTTCACGAAATCGGCTTTGATAAGGTCCTCACCTGCGAAGATGGTGCCGAGGCGTTGAAGTTGGTCGAATCCACCACCAGTGTCATTGATGTGATCGTCTGTGACTTGGAAATGCCCATCATCGGCGGCTTAGAGTTTATTCAAATGTTGCGTCACAATAAGCACAGCCAGCATGCCGGGGTGCCCGTCGTGGTGCTCACGGGGCATAGCGAGCAAGCAAATCTTCACAAAGCGGTGAAGCTAGGGATCAATTCATTCTTGGTGAAGCCTGTGAGCCGCAAGATTCTTGAAGAGCACATTCGACGGGCAATGACGCACGGGCAAATTGAACCGGATGTCCTCAGTAAAAAATCCCAAATCAAACGTAAAGGCTTTGAGGCGGTTAAGATTATTGAGGGCTGA